TGGGTATGGAACAGGTCCATGGCCTTGCCCAGTTTGCGGTGGTCGCGCTTCTCGGCCTCCTCCAGCCGCTTGAGATAGGCCTTGAGTTCCTTCTTGTCGCGCCAGGCGGTGCCGTAGATGCGCTGCAGCATCTCGTTGTCCGAGTCGCCGCGCCAGTAGGCGCCGGCCAGTTTCATCAGCTTGAAACCCTGACCGAGCCTGCCGGTGCTGGGCAGGTGCGGACCGCGGCAGACATCGAACCAGTCGCCCTGGCGATAGACCGAGATGGCCTCGTCCCCGGGAATGGCCCGGATGATCTCGGCCTTGTAGGTCTCGCCGATGGATTCGAAGGTGCGGATGGCCTCGTCGCGGTCCCAGACCTCGCGCTGGATGGGCAGGTCGCGCTTGACGATCTCCTGCATCCGCGCCTCGATCTGCTTGAGGTCCTCGGGGGTGAAGGGCTCGTCGCGGGCGAAGTCGTAGTAGAAGCCGTCCTCGATGGCCGGACCGATGGTGACCTGGGTGCCGGGATAGAGCTCCTGCACCGCCTGGGCCATGACATGGGCGGCATCGTGGCGCAGCAGTTCCAGGGCGTCCTCGTCCCGGCTGGTGACGATGGCCAGTTCGGCGTCCTGGTCTATAGTGTGACTGAGATCGACCATGCGGCCTTCGACCCTGCCGGCCAGGGCGGCCCTGGCCAGACCGGGGCCGATGTCGGCGGCGACGTCCCCGACGGTCACCGGGTGCTCGTAACTGCGCTGACTGCCATCGGGAAGGGTGATCGTGGGCATGCTGCTCTCCAGTGGTGACCGATACGAGGGGCCACATGATTTGTGTATGGCTGAAAGTATAAAAAGGGGACAGACCGGGCATCTGTCCCCTGTTCGATCAGGATTTGGTAGGCGCGATTGGACTCGAACCAACGACCCCCACCATGTCAAGGTGGTGCTCTAACCAACTGAGCTACGCGCCTGTCGAGCGCGCATACTCTACAGGAAGCCGCGGCAAAATCCAATACAAAATGGCCCGCGAATAAGGACCTTGCCCGTTTCCGTCCGCAGACGAGAGAAAAAACCGGCCCGGGCTTGCGAACCCGGATTTCATGAACTTTACTTAGACCAATTCTAAGTTGCGGTCTGAGCAGCCGCCGGAGGAGGCGGCTGTGGACCCGTCGCAACAATAACCAAGGAGGACAATGCCATGCTTCAGAAGCTACCCACTGTCGGCGCCCTGAGCCTGGCCCTGTTGTGCGGTCCGCTGCCCGCGCTCGGGGACACACCGCTGGGCCTGCCCCCGGTGCCCATTCCGGCCGACAATCCGCAGACGCCGGCCAAGATCGAACTGGGCGACCGGCTGTTCAACGATGTGCGCTTCAGCGCCGACGGCAAGGTCAGCTGCGCCACCTGCCACGACCCGTCCAAGGCCTTCACCGACAACAAACCGGTCTCGGAAGGCTTCAAGGGCCTGAGGGGCACCCGCAACGCCCCCACGGTCATCAACGCCGCCTACATGGAAACCCAGTTCTGGGACGGCCGCGAGCCGAGTCTGGAGGCGCAGTCCCTGCAGCCCCCCATCAACCCGGTCGAGGGCGGACTGGAGAACCATGACCCGATCCTGAAGACCATCCGCAACGACCCGCAGTACGTTCAGGCCTTCCGCGAGGTGTTCCAGGTGAGCCCGGACGAGATCACCATGGATCATGTCGCCAAGGCCATCGCCAGCTTCGAACGCACCCGGATCGCCGGCAACTCGCCCTTCGACCGCTGGTACTTCGGCGGTGAGGAAGACGCCATGACCGAGGCCCAGATCCGCGGCTTCCAGGTCTTCGTCGGCCAGGGGCGGTGCGTGTCCTGCCACCAGGTCGAGCAGACCCAGGCCCTGTTCACCGACAACCGTTTCCACAACATCGGCGTCGGCTTCAAGAACATTCAGGGCCGGGTTGCCGGGATCGCCGAGCAGTTCCTCCAGGCCAAGGCCGAGGGCGCGGACGTGGACAAGACCGTGCTGACCGATCCGGACGCCTCGGAACTGGGCCGCTTCGCTGTCAGCGAGGACATGACCGACGTGGCCGCCTTCAAGACCCCGACCCTGCGCAACATCGAACTCACCGCGCCCTACATGCATGACGGCAGCCAGGAGACCCTGGAGGACATGGTCGAGTTCTACAACAACGGCGGCCGGGTGAATCCCGACGATCCGGTCTCGCCCTTCCTCAGCGGCGGCATCCGTCCGCTCGACCTGTCCGATCAGCAGAAGGAGGACCTGATCGCCTTCCTCAAGGCGCTGACCAGTCCCAGCGTCGCCGCCGCCACCAAGTCCGCCGCCAATAACGCACAGTAAGGAGGGAACGCAGCATGAGCATGAAACGACGGGACTTTCTCAAGACCGGCGGCGCCCTGCTGGCCGCCGGCAGTCTGCCGCTGAGCCTGGTCGAAGTCGCCTTCGGCAAGGAATCGCCGCAGAACTTCACCTTCGCCTTCATTTCCGATTCGCACATCACCCACATCAAGGGCAACGAATTCGTGCGCAACTGGGACATGGGCCTCAAGCGTGCCATTGCCGAGGCCAACCTGATGACGCCGCGCCCGGATTTCATCATCTACGGCGGCGACATCGCCCAGCTCGGTACA
This sequence is a window from Thiohalobacter thiocyanaticus. Protein-coding genes within it:
- a CDS encoding cytochrome-c peroxidase: MLQKLPTVGALSLALLCGPLPALGDTPLGLPPVPIPADNPQTPAKIELGDRLFNDVRFSADGKVSCATCHDPSKAFTDNKPVSEGFKGLRGTRNAPTVINAAYMETQFWDGREPSLEAQSLQPPINPVEGGLENHDPILKTIRNDPQYVQAFREVFQVSPDEITMDHVAKAIASFERTRIAGNSPFDRWYFGGEEDAMTEAQIRGFQVFVGQGRCVSCHQVEQTQALFTDNRFHNIGVGFKNIQGRVAGIAEQFLQAKAEGADVDKTVLTDPDASELGRFAVSEDMTDVAAFKTPTLRNIELTAPYMHDGSQETLEDMVEFYNNGGRVNPDDPVSPFLSGGIRPLDLSDQQKEDLIAFLKALTSPSVAAATKSAANNAQ